In the Topomyia yanbarensis strain Yona2022 chromosome 3, ASM3024719v1, whole genome shotgun sequence genome, one interval contains:
- the LOC131686737 gene encoding activated Cdc42 kinase Ack isoform X1 codes for MLPMVMAGSEHRTNMSDPETAWLEELLQDVQLDQFLPRIRDELQITRLAHFDYVHVDDLEKIGLGKPGIRRLMEAVKKKKAQQWRRNILCKLIGGGKQQPQKKSAVRESEEPSALALTCLIHEKDITMSIKLGDGSFGVVRRGEWRAPGGQIVPVAVKVLKADTLSQPGVIEDFFKEVQAMHALNHPNLVRLHGVVLSQPMMMVTELAANGSLLDTLREQCRNTSLPLIWNWAVQVATGMAYLESKRFLHRDLACRNVLLATGNKIKIGDFGLMRALPQQEDCYVMTEHKKVPFPWCAPESLRYRQFSHASDTWMFAVTLWEMFTFGEDPWVGLNGSQILRKIDREGERLHHPDACPPDVYQLMLQCWDKIPAERPTFAAIKEFLTGAPPPIYRAVMSFKAENRLTVEQGDSIAIIDDRPELQFIKGQNQRTYDIGTFPRNVAVDAFKNRSGTGTISRPLHDSFRHTAHGAAFGTSWGNPSTLEMNGEVKLRSKNKDTLNADRRGKCISEQYAKERKSNAHKQFSYNKLVNENHFKQQQQMLKDCKNRPLRPPQPHNLPPSSGSGSAEGILIDLSSPGEDPMVAIGSAVHHHQLAGGARQQFTSILDEPIEVPTLEEEESPAPSVEEPVRLQPPPYQMPPKYTNTLNIADATPEPDPFDPRTRLGIDCSNSIAQTPLNGTSDYESGPSSVVSARDLMESIKRQQTLEESSVNSMVTCMPVYGNVSRGAISKINSNYGKVSDFEELSNSMMASMSSGGQNASGSSYGSIEQGLNDSLDVNLSNITLDNDQSVLKLSPKKLDKTFLAELEKDIYKNESNSLNNSQAYVAKANSKEGINHISSLMCVMPKYESTGAFENYHAVNNGSSKSLNTSLHQIYANNSAAGVVENFQRKNYESTAAPVQCSLSPKKQNNVQPDTSSVLTQMWMERNAAVSTSSNELVYGNHSGLTPQKTHNYVAVSNRPLSRIQNDTRLYGSTPNVAALNLAAQQLQQLQSSQPATVPQPAPVNNIYNSVYNGNDIYSTIGSDIYDTVAATPSSYYERVPTNLASQQQQVYSNISQLPSQPPISAIYDEVSNEDLLRPTRPAPTAPLSAQQIQRRLDRLVQQDQQVAALLSELGAEANEDEARDALTAVNWDHTLAVRHFKVERLCRLGVANRTKCEEALLKTGWSIQLAASILLET; via the exons ATGTTGCCGATGGTTATGGCTGGATCGGAAC ATCGCACCAACATGTCTGACCCGGAGACGGCCTGGCTGGAGGAGCTACTGCAGGATGTGCAGCTGGACCAGTTCCTGCCACGGATAAGAGATGAGCTACAAATTACTCGGCTCGCTCACTTCGATTACGTCCACGTGGACGATCTGGAAAAGATTGGACTGGGAAAACCGGGCATCCGGCGTTTGATGGAAGctgtgaagaagaaaaaagctcAACAGTGGCGGCGAAACATCCTCTGCAAACTGATCGGCGGTGGAAAGCAGCAGCCGCAGAAGAAGAGTGCGGTGAGGGAAAGTGAAGAACCTTCGGCTCTGGCGCTGACCTGTTTGATTCACGAGAAAGATATTACAATGTCGATCAAATTGGGTGATGGCTCATTTGGCGTTGTTAGACGTGGCGAGTGGCGTGCACCGGGAGGACAGATTGTCCCCGTTGCGGTGAAGGTACTGAAAGCGGATACGTTGTCGCAACCGGGAGTGATTGAGGATTTCTTCAAGGAGGTTCAAGCTATGCATGCACTGAATCACCCCAACTTAGTACGGTTGCATggcgtagtgttgtcgcagcctATGATGATGGTTACCGAGTTGGCCGCGAATGGTTCGCTTTTGGATACTCTGCGGGAACAGTGCAGAAACACTTCCCTTCCGTTGATTTGGAACTGGGCTGTTCAGGTGGCCACTGGAATGGCTTACTTGGAAAGCAAAAGATTTCTGCACAGGGATCTGGCCTGTCGAAATGTCCTGCTGGCCACgggaaacaaaattaaaatcggtgattttgggcTGATGCGAGCGCTGCCACAGCAAGAAGATTGCTACGTGATGACCGAGCATAAGAAAGTTCCGTTTCCTTGGTGTGCACCGGAATCTCTGCGCTATCGACAGTTTAGTCACGCATCAGACACTTGGATGTTTGCGGTAACCCTGTGGGAGATGTTCACGTTCGGAGAAGATCCCTGGGTAGGGTTGAATGGATCGCAGATTCTTAGAAAGATTGACCGTGAAGGAGAGAGGTTGCATCATCCTGATGCGTGTCCGCCGGACGTTTATCAGTTGATGTTGCAATGTTGGGACAAAATACCGGCAGAGCGGCCGACTTTTGCTGCTATTAA GGAGTTTTTGACAGGTGCGCCTCCTCCAATATATCGTGCAGTGATGAGCTTCAAGGCAGAAAATCGTCTCACAGTGGAGCAAGGGGATTCAATTGCAATTATTGATGATCGTCCAGAGCTGCAGTTCATCAAAGGTCAAAATCAGCGTACTTATGACATCGGTACTTTTCCTAG AAATGTGGCAGTTGATGCTTTCAAGAATCGAAGCGGAACCGGCACTATTAGTCGACCGTTGCATGATTCTTTCAGACATACGGCACACGGAGCCGCATTTGGAACCTCCTGGGGCAATCCTAGTACCCTTGAGATGAATGGAGAGGTCAAGCTAAGAA GTAAAAACAAGGATACACTGAACGCCGACCGCCGTGGTAAATGCATCTCGGAGCAGTACGCCAAAGAGCGCAAGAGTAACGCCCACAAGCAATTTTCCTACAACAAACTGGTCAACGAAAACCACTTCAAACAACAGCAGCAGATGTTGAAAGACTGTAAAAACCGTCCGCTCCGACCACCACAGCCTCACAATCTACCACCGTCCAGCGGCAGCGGATCCGCGGAAGGAATTCTTATTGATTTGTCATCTCCCGGAGAGGATCCGATGGTAGCCATTGGGTCAGCTGTTCACCACCACCAGTTGGCTGGTGGAGCCAGACAACAGTTCACCAGTATTCTCGACGAACCCATCGAAGTGCCAACGTTGGAGGAAGAAGAATCACCGGCGCCGTCGGTGGAAGAGCCTGTTCGGTTGCAACCCCCTCCCTATCAGATGCCTCCAAAGTACACAAACACTTTGAACATTGCTGATGCTACCCCAGAACCGGACCCATTCGATCCGCGTACTAGGCTTGGAATTGATTGTAGCAATTCAATTGCTCAGACACCTTTGAATGGTACTTCTGACTACGAAAGTGGCCCCTCCAGTGTGGTTAGTGCCAGGGATTTGATGGAATCCATTAAAAGGCAGCAGACGTTGGAAGAATCATCTGTTAACAGTATGGTTACGTGTATGCCAGTTTACGGTAATGTCAGTAGAGGGGCTATTTCGAAGATTAATTCAAACTATGGGAAAGTCAGTGATTTTGAAGAGTTATCAAATTCGATGATGGCTAGCATGAGTTCTGGAGGACAGAATGCTTCAGGCAGTTCATATGGTAGTATAGAGCAGGGATTGAACGATTCGCTAGATGTGAATTTGAGTAACATAACGTTGGACAATGATCAAAGTGTTCTGAAACTGAGTCCAAAAAAATTAGATAAAACATTCCTGGCAGAGTTAGAGAAAGATATCTATAAAAACGAAAGTAACAGTTTAAATAACTCACAAGCTTATGTTGCTAAAGCTAATAGCAAAGAAGGTATCAATCATATCTCCAGTTTAATGTGCGTGATGCCTAAATATGAAAGCACAGGTGCTTTCGAAAACTATCATGCGGTGAACAACGGATCGAGTAAAAGCTTGAACACAAGCTTGCATCAAATATACGCAAACAACTCAGCCGCCGGGGTGGTTGAAAACTTTCAACGAAAAAATTACGAAAGCACTGCTGCACCAGTACAATGTTCGCTTTCGCCAAAAAAGCAGAATAATGTTCAACCGGACACCAGTAGCGTGTTGACTCAAATGTGGATGGAACGAAATGCTGCTGTATCCACCAGCAGTAACGAGCTGGTTTATGGGAATCATTCCGGTCTAACGCCTCAAAAAACGCACAACTATGTGGCAGTTTCCAACCGTCCGCTATCTCGTATCCAAAACGATACTCGGCTGTATGGTTCAACGCCAAACGTAGCCGCCCTGAATTTAGCTGCTCAACAGCTACAACAGCTGCAATCGTCACAGCCAGCAACAGTTCCTCAACCCGCACCGGTTAACAACATCTACAATAGTGTGTACAATGGAAATGACATTTACTCTACGATAGGAAGTGACATTTACGACACAGTAGCTGCCACTCCCTCCTCCTATTACGAACGAGTCCCTACCAATCTAGCATCACAGCAGCAACAAGTGTACAGTAATATTAGTCAATTACCATCTCAACCTCCCATATCCGCTATCTACGATGAGGTTTCGAATGAAGATCTGTTGAGGCCTACTAGGCCTGCTCCCACGGCACCTCTGTCTGCACAACAGATCCAGCGAAGATTGGATAGGCTTGTGCAGCAGGATCAACAGGTCGCAGCTTTACTAAGTGAGCTGGGTGCGGAAGCGAACGAGGACGAGGCGAGAGATGCACTGACGGCGGTTAACTGGGATCATACGCTAGCCGTGAGGCATTTCAAGGTCGAGCGGCTTTGTCG
- the LOC131686737 gene encoding activated Cdc42 kinase Ack isoform X2: MSDPETAWLEELLQDVQLDQFLPRIRDELQITRLAHFDYVHVDDLEKIGLGKPGIRRLMEAVKKKKAQQWRRNILCKLIGGGKQQPQKKSAVRESEEPSALALTCLIHEKDITMSIKLGDGSFGVVRRGEWRAPGGQIVPVAVKVLKADTLSQPGVIEDFFKEVQAMHALNHPNLVRLHGVVLSQPMMMVTELAANGSLLDTLREQCRNTSLPLIWNWAVQVATGMAYLESKRFLHRDLACRNVLLATGNKIKIGDFGLMRALPQQEDCYVMTEHKKVPFPWCAPESLRYRQFSHASDTWMFAVTLWEMFTFGEDPWVGLNGSQILRKIDREGERLHHPDACPPDVYQLMLQCWDKIPAERPTFAAIKEFLTGAPPPIYRAVMSFKAENRLTVEQGDSIAIIDDRPELQFIKGQNQRTYDIGTFPRNVAVDAFKNRSGTGTISRPLHDSFRHTAHGAAFGTSWGNPSTLEMNGEVKLRSKNKDTLNADRRGKCISEQYAKERKSNAHKQFSYNKLVNENHFKQQQQMLKDCKNRPLRPPQPHNLPPSSGSGSAEGILIDLSSPGEDPMVAIGSAVHHHQLAGGARQQFTSILDEPIEVPTLEEEESPAPSVEEPVRLQPPPYQMPPKYTNTLNIADATPEPDPFDPRTRLGIDCSNSIAQTPLNGTSDYESGPSSVVSARDLMESIKRQQTLEESSVNSMVTCMPVYGNVSRGAISKINSNYGKVSDFEELSNSMMASMSSGGQNASGSSYGSIEQGLNDSLDVNLSNITLDNDQSVLKLSPKKLDKTFLAELEKDIYKNESNSLNNSQAYVAKANSKEGINHISSLMCVMPKYESTGAFENYHAVNNGSSKSLNTSLHQIYANNSAAGVVENFQRKNYESTAAPVQCSLSPKKQNNVQPDTSSVLTQMWMERNAAVSTSSNELVYGNHSGLTPQKTHNYVAVSNRPLSRIQNDTRLYGSTPNVAALNLAAQQLQQLQSSQPATVPQPAPVNNIYNSVYNGNDIYSTIGSDIYDTVAATPSSYYERVPTNLASQQQQVYSNISQLPSQPPISAIYDEVSNEDLLRPTRPAPTAPLSAQQIQRRLDRLVQQDQQVAALLSELGAEANEDEARDALTAVNWDHTLAVRHFKVERLCRLGVANRTKCEEALLKTGWSIQLAASILLET; the protein is encoded by the exons ATGTCTGACCCGGAGACGGCCTGGCTGGAGGAGCTACTGCAGGATGTGCAGCTGGACCAGTTCCTGCCACGGATAAGAGATGAGCTACAAATTACTCGGCTCGCTCACTTCGATTACGTCCACGTGGACGATCTGGAAAAGATTGGACTGGGAAAACCGGGCATCCGGCGTTTGATGGAAGctgtgaagaagaaaaaagctcAACAGTGGCGGCGAAACATCCTCTGCAAACTGATCGGCGGTGGAAAGCAGCAGCCGCAGAAGAAGAGTGCGGTGAGGGAAAGTGAAGAACCTTCGGCTCTGGCGCTGACCTGTTTGATTCACGAGAAAGATATTACAATGTCGATCAAATTGGGTGATGGCTCATTTGGCGTTGTTAGACGTGGCGAGTGGCGTGCACCGGGAGGACAGATTGTCCCCGTTGCGGTGAAGGTACTGAAAGCGGATACGTTGTCGCAACCGGGAGTGATTGAGGATTTCTTCAAGGAGGTTCAAGCTATGCATGCACTGAATCACCCCAACTTAGTACGGTTGCATggcgtagtgttgtcgcagcctATGATGATGGTTACCGAGTTGGCCGCGAATGGTTCGCTTTTGGATACTCTGCGGGAACAGTGCAGAAACACTTCCCTTCCGTTGATTTGGAACTGGGCTGTTCAGGTGGCCACTGGAATGGCTTACTTGGAAAGCAAAAGATTTCTGCACAGGGATCTGGCCTGTCGAAATGTCCTGCTGGCCACgggaaacaaaattaaaatcggtgattttgggcTGATGCGAGCGCTGCCACAGCAAGAAGATTGCTACGTGATGACCGAGCATAAGAAAGTTCCGTTTCCTTGGTGTGCACCGGAATCTCTGCGCTATCGACAGTTTAGTCACGCATCAGACACTTGGATGTTTGCGGTAACCCTGTGGGAGATGTTCACGTTCGGAGAAGATCCCTGGGTAGGGTTGAATGGATCGCAGATTCTTAGAAAGATTGACCGTGAAGGAGAGAGGTTGCATCATCCTGATGCGTGTCCGCCGGACGTTTATCAGTTGATGTTGCAATGTTGGGACAAAATACCGGCAGAGCGGCCGACTTTTGCTGCTATTAA GGAGTTTTTGACAGGTGCGCCTCCTCCAATATATCGTGCAGTGATGAGCTTCAAGGCAGAAAATCGTCTCACAGTGGAGCAAGGGGATTCAATTGCAATTATTGATGATCGTCCAGAGCTGCAGTTCATCAAAGGTCAAAATCAGCGTACTTATGACATCGGTACTTTTCCTAG AAATGTGGCAGTTGATGCTTTCAAGAATCGAAGCGGAACCGGCACTATTAGTCGACCGTTGCATGATTCTTTCAGACATACGGCACACGGAGCCGCATTTGGAACCTCCTGGGGCAATCCTAGTACCCTTGAGATGAATGGAGAGGTCAAGCTAAGAA GTAAAAACAAGGATACACTGAACGCCGACCGCCGTGGTAAATGCATCTCGGAGCAGTACGCCAAAGAGCGCAAGAGTAACGCCCACAAGCAATTTTCCTACAACAAACTGGTCAACGAAAACCACTTCAAACAACAGCAGCAGATGTTGAAAGACTGTAAAAACCGTCCGCTCCGACCACCACAGCCTCACAATCTACCACCGTCCAGCGGCAGCGGATCCGCGGAAGGAATTCTTATTGATTTGTCATCTCCCGGAGAGGATCCGATGGTAGCCATTGGGTCAGCTGTTCACCACCACCAGTTGGCTGGTGGAGCCAGACAACAGTTCACCAGTATTCTCGACGAACCCATCGAAGTGCCAACGTTGGAGGAAGAAGAATCACCGGCGCCGTCGGTGGAAGAGCCTGTTCGGTTGCAACCCCCTCCCTATCAGATGCCTCCAAAGTACACAAACACTTTGAACATTGCTGATGCTACCCCAGAACCGGACCCATTCGATCCGCGTACTAGGCTTGGAATTGATTGTAGCAATTCAATTGCTCAGACACCTTTGAATGGTACTTCTGACTACGAAAGTGGCCCCTCCAGTGTGGTTAGTGCCAGGGATTTGATGGAATCCATTAAAAGGCAGCAGACGTTGGAAGAATCATCTGTTAACAGTATGGTTACGTGTATGCCAGTTTACGGTAATGTCAGTAGAGGGGCTATTTCGAAGATTAATTCAAACTATGGGAAAGTCAGTGATTTTGAAGAGTTATCAAATTCGATGATGGCTAGCATGAGTTCTGGAGGACAGAATGCTTCAGGCAGTTCATATGGTAGTATAGAGCAGGGATTGAACGATTCGCTAGATGTGAATTTGAGTAACATAACGTTGGACAATGATCAAAGTGTTCTGAAACTGAGTCCAAAAAAATTAGATAAAACATTCCTGGCAGAGTTAGAGAAAGATATCTATAAAAACGAAAGTAACAGTTTAAATAACTCACAAGCTTATGTTGCTAAAGCTAATAGCAAAGAAGGTATCAATCATATCTCCAGTTTAATGTGCGTGATGCCTAAATATGAAAGCACAGGTGCTTTCGAAAACTATCATGCGGTGAACAACGGATCGAGTAAAAGCTTGAACACAAGCTTGCATCAAATATACGCAAACAACTCAGCCGCCGGGGTGGTTGAAAACTTTCAACGAAAAAATTACGAAAGCACTGCTGCACCAGTACAATGTTCGCTTTCGCCAAAAAAGCAGAATAATGTTCAACCGGACACCAGTAGCGTGTTGACTCAAATGTGGATGGAACGAAATGCTGCTGTATCCACCAGCAGTAACGAGCTGGTTTATGGGAATCATTCCGGTCTAACGCCTCAAAAAACGCACAACTATGTGGCAGTTTCCAACCGTCCGCTATCTCGTATCCAAAACGATACTCGGCTGTATGGTTCAACGCCAAACGTAGCCGCCCTGAATTTAGCTGCTCAACAGCTACAACAGCTGCAATCGTCACAGCCAGCAACAGTTCCTCAACCCGCACCGGTTAACAACATCTACAATAGTGTGTACAATGGAAATGACATTTACTCTACGATAGGAAGTGACATTTACGACACAGTAGCTGCCACTCCCTCCTCCTATTACGAACGAGTCCCTACCAATCTAGCATCACAGCAGCAACAAGTGTACAGTAATATTAGTCAATTACCATCTCAACCTCCCATATCCGCTATCTACGATGAGGTTTCGAATGAAGATCTGTTGAGGCCTACTAGGCCTGCTCCCACGGCACCTCTGTCTGCACAACAGATCCAGCGAAGATTGGATAGGCTTGTGCAGCAGGATCAACAGGTCGCAGCTTTACTAAGTGAGCTGGGTGCGGAAGCGAACGAGGACGAGGCGAGAGATGCACTGACGGCGGTTAACTGGGATCATACGCTAGCCGTGAGGCATTTCAAGGTCGAGCGGCTTTGTCG